The Salvelinus sp. IW2-2015 linkage group LG15, ASM291031v2, whole genome shotgun sequence genome includes a region encoding these proteins:
- the lmo1 gene encoding rhombotin-1: MVLDKEESVPMLSVQPKGKQKGCAGCNRKIKDRYLLKALDKYWHEDCLKCACCDCRLGEVGSTLYTKANLILCRRDYLRLFGTTGNCAACSKLIPAFEMVMRARDNVYHLDCFACQLCNQR, translated from the exons GTGTACCGATGCTCTCCGTCCAGCCCAAAGGGAAACAGAAGGGGTGCGCTGGCTGCAATCGCAAGATTAAAGACCGCTACCTGCTCAAGGCCCTGGACAAATACTGGCACGAGGACTGTCTGAAATGTGCCTGCTGCGACTGTCGCCTGGGGGAGGTGGGCTCCACCCTCTACACGAAAGCCAACCTCATCCTCTGTCGCAGGGACTACCTGAG gCTCTTTGGTACAACAGGGAACTGCGCTGCCTGCAGTAAACTGATCCCAGCCTTTGAAATGGTGATGAGAGCCAGAGATAATGTTTACCATTTGGACTGTTTTGCCTGTCAGCTTTGTAACcagaggtaa